In Zingiber officinale cultivar Zhangliang chromosome 1A, Zo_v1.1, whole genome shotgun sequence, a genomic segment contains:
- the LOC122006228 gene encoding GDSL esterase/lipase At2g27360-like: MVNAKDPFPYSHQMVNAKDPFPYSQMRINDYTPLLVGKGVSSTDIQSYVPVVEQAIGALLDSLIQRRAETISVAGIYPIGCSATYLTVFQQDLGPKTGCVEWVNDLARRHNLQLQLELNRLRRTHRHSKISYADYYGPMMHLYKHPGTFGVREKLAACCGGEGPYNFSLSISCGSPGSSLCSDPSSYAG; this comes from the exons ATGGTCAACGCTAAAGACCCTTTTCCTTATTCGCATCAGATGGTCAACGCTAAAGACCCTTTTCCTTATTCGCAA ATGAGAATTAACGATTACACCCCATTGTTGGTCGGAAAGGGAGTGAGCAGCACTGATATCCAAAGCTACGTCCCCGTCGTCGAGCAAGCAATTGGCGCATTGTTAGAT AGTTTGATTCAAAGAAGAGCAGAGACGATATCGGTAGCTGGAATTTATCCAATAGGATGCAGTGCGACGTACCTAACAGTCTTCCAACAAGACCTTGGTCCTAAAACTGGATGCGTCGAGTGGGTGAACGATCTCGCAAGGCGCCACAACCTCCAGTTGCAACTTGAGCTAAACCGCCTCCGAAGAACTCACCGGCATTCGAAGATCTCGTATGCTGATTACTACGGCCCCATGATGCATCTCTATAAGCATCCAGGCACATTTG GCGTAAGGGAGAAGCTGGCCGCGTGCTGTGGCGGAGAGGGGCCGTACAACTTCTCACTGTCCATCTCCTGCGGGAGCCCAGGCTCGAGCTTGTGCAGTGATCCATCGAGCTATGCTGGCTGA
- the LOC122006218 gene encoding transcription factor MYB106-like, which translates to MLAYVEKHDHGSWRALPAKAGLQRCGKSCKLRWTNYLRSDINRGEFSSQEEQTIVQPHALLGNRWSAIATHLPKRTDNEIKNYWNTHLKKRLAKMGIDPCTHKAKTDALGPAVEAGPSRSAANLSHMAQWESARLEAEARLVRESRLRGENGDRRRNISVDLA; encoded by the exons ATGCTGGCCTATGTCGAGAAGCACGACCATGGGAGCTGGAGAGCTTTGCCGGCGAAAGCTG GGCTGCAGCGGTGTGGGAAGAGTTGCAAGTTGAGGTGGACCAACTACCTGAGGTCGGACATCAACAGAGGGGAGTTTAGTTCGCAGGAGGAGCAGACCATCGTCCAACCGCATGCCCTGCTCGGGAACAG GTGGTCTGCGATCGCGACGCACTTGCCGAAGAGAACGGACAATGAGATCAAGAACTACTGGAACACGCACCTAAAGAAGCGGTTGGCGAAGATGGGCATCGACCCGTGCACGCACAAGGCGAAGACCGATGCCCTCGGCCCCGCCGTCGAAGCCGGACCCTCCCGGAGTGCCGCCAACCTCAGCCACATGGCGCAGTGGGAGAGCGCGCGACTGGAGGCCGAGGCGCGCCTCGTGCGCGAGTCAAGGTTGAGAGGGGAGAATGGAGATCGGCGTAGAAATATTAGCGTAG ATCTCGCATAA